The Bacillus carboniphilus genome window below encodes:
- a CDS encoding pilus assembly protein TadG-related protein — MSRLIGLWKKENGNALVLVSIALMALLAITGLVIDGGMVYQTKSHLQKVANAAALSGAQELTNNQDKVEEIVYSVIDQHDTEVSLTNLGIEMPKSVEVDLEVPVSLAFSKLLGKDQVMVKAHATAELRTMGRAVGAAPLGIDESIMLEYYKEYQLKVDQQDVDSGNFGVLALGGTGAATYEYNLRHGYQDELKVGDVLETQTGNIAGKTRSVIRERVNGCQENPRDVNVRDCSRVILIPVYKPLNHTGNQLKEVQITGFAYFYVTDPMDSHDTSIRGMFIKRTGTGYEEPGALDRGAFSIRLTE, encoded by the coding sequence ATGAGTAGATTGATAGGTTTATGGAAGAAGGAAAATGGAAACGCTCTTGTCCTTGTATCTATTGCTTTGATGGCCTTGCTTGCTATTACAGGGCTAGTTATAGATGGTGGAATGGTTTATCAAACGAAAAGTCATTTGCAAAAAGTTGCTAATGCCGCCGCTCTATCTGGTGCACAAGAGTTAACCAATAATCAAGATAAGGTTGAAGAAATAGTATACTCGGTCATTGACCAGCACGACACTGAAGTCTCGTTAACAAACTTGGGTATCGAGATGCCCAAAAGTGTAGAAGTGGACTTAGAGGTCCCGGTGTCTCTTGCATTTTCCAAGCTATTAGGGAAGGACCAGGTAATGGTCAAAGCTCATGCTACAGCAGAATTAAGAACCATGGGTCGAGCTGTAGGTGCAGCCCCGTTAGGAATCGATGAATCGATAATGCTTGAGTACTACAAGGAATACCAGCTTAAAGTGGATCAGCAGGATGTAGATAGTGGTAACTTTGGGGTATTAGCATTAGGGGGAACAGGTGCGGCTACCTACGAGTACAATTTACGTCATGGATATCAAGATGAGTTGAAAGTTGGAGATGTGTTAGAAACACAAACAGGAAATATCGCTGGAAAAACTAGATCGGTTATTAGAGAAAGAGTTAATGGATGTCAAGAAAATCCAAGAGACGTTAATGTGAGAGACTGTTCTAGGGTTATTTTAATTCCTGTCTATAAACCCCTTAATCATACTGGAAATCAGTTAAAAGAGGTACAAATTACAGGATTTGCTTATTTTTATGTCACGGATCCTATGGACAGTCATGATACATCAATAAGAGGTATGTTTATAAAGCGAACTGGAACTGGATACGAAGAACCAGGAGCCTTAGATCGTGGTGCATTCAGCATTAGATTAACAGAGTAG
- the cpaB gene encoding Flp pilus assembly protein CpaB: MRSKIILMLALLMGVVTTVLFFNYMKQFDTETVAKQNLTTVVAAKEKILKNEVISTEKLMTIEVPTEGLHSNVIKSMEGLSGQYATAVIEPGEVLLDHRVMDEKEETVFVSRKLNEGMTAVSIGVNFVQSVSNLVEPEDQVNVIFSEVVQIGQEKVVRTEMLLENVRVLAVNRRMIETQNEEEPHEEYSAVTLEINPSDSVKLVNALERGNLHLAIHTRIVADVKKDSNE; this comes from the coding sequence ATGCGATCAAAAATTATACTAATGTTAGCCTTACTAATGGGTGTTGTAACGACAGTTTTATTTTTTAATTATATGAAGCAATTTGATACGGAGACAGTTGCCAAGCAAAATCTGACTACAGTAGTTGCTGCTAAGGAAAAGATTCTAAAAAACGAAGTCATTTCCACCGAAAAGCTAATGACTATTGAAGTTCCAACTGAAGGGCTTCATTCAAATGTGATCAAAAGTATGGAGGGGTTAAGTGGTCAGTATGCAACTGCTGTCATTGAACCTGGAGAAGTCTTATTAGATCACCGTGTAATGGATGAAAAAGAAGAAACAGTATTTGTATCACGGAAATTAAATGAAGGTATGACAGCTGTTTCTATTGGTGTCAATTTTGTACAATCTGTTTCAAACTTAGTAGAACCTGAAGATCAGGTTAACGTCATTTTCTCAGAAGTTGTTCAAATCGGACAAGAAAAAGTAGTAAGAACTGAGATGTTACTAGAGAATGTTAGAGTGTTAGCGGTAAATAGAAGAATGATTGAAACACAAAATGAGGAAGAACCTCATGAGGAATACAGTGCAGTAACTTTGGAGATAAATCCATCAGATTCTGTAAAGCTAGTCAATGCATTAGAAAGAGGAAATCTACATTTAGCTATTCACACTAGAATCGTAGCTGACGTTAAGAAGGATTCTAATGAATAA
- a CDS encoding DUF192 domain-containing protein: protein MKLVNLRNEEIIAEHVNPAYQFFKRLRGLMFTADLEEGVGLHIKPCRSIHTFFMNYDIDVLYLNESNVVVAVDESFEPGKFGKVYADANSVIELPSGTISQTETKVGDQVSLER from the coding sequence GTGAAGCTTGTCAACTTACGCAATGAGGAGATCATTGCGGAACATGTAAACCCAGCCTATCAGTTTTTTAAAAGGTTAAGAGGGTTGATGTTCACTGCCGACTTAGAAGAAGGTGTTGGCTTGCATATTAAACCCTGCCGATCTATCCACACATTCTTTATGAACTATGACATTGATGTCCTTTATTTAAACGAATCCAATGTTGTAGTAGCTGTTGATGAATCGTTCGAACCAGGGAAGTTTGGGAAGGTTTATGCTGATGCAAATTCTGTTATAGAGCTCCCATCCGGCACAATTAGCCAAACAGAAACAAAGGTTGGAGATCAAGTTTCACTTGAGCGGTAA
- a CDS encoding AAA family ATPase translates to MTEEVQQPEKKKKRGEMIVVCSAKGGVGKTTLTVNLAVALRKKNIKIGVLDGDFQFGDVGLALDLQSTFTMKDVVEEMDRLDAPTLNSYLCSHDSGVKVLPAPDRPEYADLITEQSIEKVTELMLQDFDYLLVDTGAGINEKSIQLLEKADQIIVITNLEMATLKNTKLMLETLNILELSDKVQLVVNRSTMESVISAQDIPDILGIEEQMLIPNDFQTASQSLNIGIPFVTSQAKSDVARSYFRIAEQLTSRREIAPIQTKGPSVLSKLFGRKKEKEGSLT, encoded by the coding sequence ATGACTGAAGAAGTACAACAACCAGAGAAGAAGAAAAAAAGAGGCGAAATGATTGTGGTCTGTAGTGCTAAAGGAGGCGTCGGAAAGACAACTTTAACGGTAAACCTAGCCGTTGCCTTAAGGAAAAAGAACATTAAAATTGGTGTGTTAGATGGTGATTTCCAGTTTGGTGATGTCGGGTTAGCATTGGATTTACAATCAACATTTACGATGAAAGATGTAGTGGAAGAAATGGATCGGCTGGATGCCCCCACTCTGAATAGCTACCTATGTAGTCATGATTCAGGTGTTAAGGTGCTACCGGCACCAGATCGCCCAGAATATGCTGATTTAATTACGGAGCAATCGATAGAAAAGGTAACAGAACTCATGTTACAAGACTTTGATTACCTGCTTGTGGACACAGGTGCTGGAATTAACGAAAAGTCCATTCAACTTCTAGAAAAAGCAGACCAAATTATTGTTATTACAAACTTAGAAATGGCCACTCTTAAAAATACGAAGCTTATGTTAGAAACACTAAATATTCTTGAACTAAGTGATAAAGTTCAATTAGTGGTTAATCGTTCAACAATGGAAAGTGTTATTTCTGCTCAAGATATTCCTGATATCTTAGGAATTGAAGAGCAAATGCTTATACCTAATGACTTTCAAACTGCTTCGCAGTCATTAAATATAGGGATCCCTTTTGTTACTAGTCAAGCTAAGTCGGATGTAGCTAGATCTTACTTTAGAATTGCAGAACAGTTGACTTCTAGAAGAGAAATAGCGCCAATTCAAACAAAGGGACCATCAGTATTATCAAAATTATTTGGTCGAAAGAAGGAAAAGGAGGGATCGCTGACATGA
- a CDS encoding amidohydrolase family protein, with product MFSKGFKVLDMHAHLPHNYQFIKEDPIYSEYNKERSERMLKTWDFPDPADEPEELKSLPLIDRWAKEVEHYNLDKMVFLTSKSNDHLAQQISKYPDQFIGFAHHPIEDGNARDELKRAVEELGLKGYKLFGPLINRKLHDLSLTPVWEYLAEKRIPVLIHFGLLGRAGGIVEHQNINPLAIFNVAREYPTIPIIIPHFGAGYFKELLHLCWSCPNVYIDTSGSNQWIRWMPYHLDLELLFRKTYELIGSERIIFGTDSNGFPRGFVYRYLQEQVKVCRDLNMREEDIENIFGNNARRLLNLKVEVEA from the coding sequence ATGTTTTCAAAAGGCTTTAAAGTGTTAGATATGCATGCTCATTTGCCACACAACTATCAGTTTATTAAAGAAGACCCGATTTATAGTGAGTACAATAAGGAAAGATCCGAAAGAATGTTAAAGACATGGGATTTTCCGGATCCTGCTGATGAGCCCGAGGAATTGAAATCGCTTCCACTAATAGATAGATGGGCAAAGGAAGTAGAACACTATAATCTTGATAAAATGGTGTTTCTAACAAGTAAAAGCAACGATCACTTAGCTCAACAAATCAGTAAGTATCCTGATCAGTTTATTGGATTTGCACATCATCCAATTGAAGATGGAAACGCAAGAGATGAATTAAAGAGAGCTGTAGAAGAGCTAGGATTGAAAGGATATAAGCTATTCGGTCCACTCATCAATCGTAAGCTGCATGATCTGTCTCTTACTCCTGTCTGGGAGTATTTAGCTGAAAAAAGAATCCCAGTCCTTATACATTTTGGATTATTAGGGCGAGCAGGTGGAATTGTAGAACACCAGAATATTAATCCACTAGCGATATTCAATGTAGCTAGAGAATATCCAACGATCCCTATTATTATTCCTCATTTTGGAGCGGGATACTTTAAAGAATTACTTCACCTATGCTGGAGTTGTCCAAATGTATATATTGATACCTCTGGTTCCAATCAATGGATCAGATGGATGCCGTATCACCTTGACTTAGAGCTTTTATTTAGAAAAACATATGAACTGATTGGTTCGGAAAGAATCATATTTGGAACGGATTCAAATGGTTTCCCAAGGGGATTTGTATATCGCTATCTTCAAGAGCAAGTCAAAGTGTGTAGAGATCTAAATATGCGTGAAGAAGATATTGAAAACATTTTTGGGAACAATGCAAGAAGACTATTGAACTTAAAAGTTGAGGTGGAAGCCTAA
- a CDS encoding Flp family type IVb pilin → MMEKMKALFVEEEGQGMTEYGLVLGIIAVAVVGALTLLREEIVTMFDNVVTAVTGRETGDGSTPQ, encoded by the coding sequence ATGATGGAAAAAATGAAAGCTTTATTCGTAGAAGAAGAAGGACAAGGTATGACTGAGTATGGTTTAGTATTAGGAATTATTGCGGTAGCGGTTGTAGGAGCACTAACTTTACTTCGTGAAGAAATCGTAACAATGTTTGATAATGTTGTAACAGCAGTAACAGGTCGTGAAACAGGCGACGGGTCAACTCCACAATAA
- a CDS encoding carbohydrate ABC transporter permease — MTKSKRVKKTIVYTLLILGSVFMIFPFLWMISTSFKTPLEVFSLTLIPENPTLANYIEIFKDTLFGKWFLNSLIVAVITTLSVAFFDTLVGYILAKFHFKGRNIIFIFILSSLMIPTEMLVIPWYLMSTELGWVDTYWGIMFPGVISAFGIFLMKQFMESIPEDLLDAARIDGMNEFKIFFKIAIPQVLPALSALCIFTFLGNWNAYLWPLIVIENPELRTLPVGLAYFSGENEDYWELIMTGATIAVIPLIIVFLFFQRQIIKGITLTGMK, encoded by the coding sequence ATGACAAAGTCAAAAAGAGTTAAAAAGACCATTGTATATACATTGTTAATTTTAGGTTCGGTTTTCATGATATTCCCGTTTTTATGGATGATCTCTACATCGTTTAAGACGCCTTTAGAGGTCTTTTCACTTACACTCATTCCTGAAAACCCAACTCTAGCAAACTATATTGAAATTTTTAAAGATACATTATTTGGAAAATGGTTTCTGAATAGCTTGATCGTCGCAGTTATTACAACACTCAGCGTGGCATTTTTTGATACGCTCGTAGGTTACATCTTGGCTAAGTTCCATTTTAAAGGGAGAAATATTATTTTTATCTTCATTCTAAGTTCGTTAATGATTCCTACCGAGATGTTAGTGATTCCATGGTACTTAATGTCAACAGAGCTAGGATGGGTAGATACTTATTGGGGAATTATGTTCCCAGGGGTCATCTCTGCTTTTGGAATCTTCCTAATGAAGCAATTTATGGAGTCCATTCCTGAAGATTTGCTAGATGCGGCTAGAATAGATGGAATGAATGAGTTTAAGATTTTCTTTAAGATAGCCATTCCGCAGGTATTACCTGCGCTATCTGCACTATGTATTTTCACCTTCCTTGGAAATTGGAACGCTTACCTTTGGCCGTTAATTGTTATTGAGAATCCTGAACTACGGACTTTACCGGTTGGGCTTGCCTACTTCTCCGGTGAAAACGAAGATTACTGGGAGTTAATTATGACAGGTGCTACGATAGCGGTTATTCCACTCATTATTGTGTTCCTGTTCTTCCAACGTCAAATTATTAAAGGAATTACCTTAACAGGAATGAAATAA
- a CDS encoding A24 family peptidase, whose amino-acid sequence MNIIDILLCVVLVICVLTDLKERRIYNKVIYPSLLLTLFIHLFSTGWEGLLSSIFGFFVGMGLLLIPYLLGGIGAGDVKLLALIGAMKGTVFVLITALYMALLGGLLALFVLLFRRGVLARIKTILYSLSGIRQGVKIPLTIAKEDYKATYPYGVAIAGGALLSFFLSGVSLV is encoded by the coding sequence ATGAATATAATTGATATTTTACTTTGCGTAGTATTAGTCATTTGTGTTTTAACAGATTTGAAGGAACGTAGAATTTACAATAAAGTGATATATCCATCCTTGTTATTGACGTTGTTTATTCACCTTTTTAGTACAGGATGGGAAGGTTTGTTATCTAGTATTTTTGGATTTTTTGTAGGAATGGGGCTTCTTTTAATTCCTTATCTGTTAGGTGGAATTGGTGCTGGTGATGTTAAGTTGTTAGCACTTATTGGTGCCATGAAGGGAACAGTGTTTGTTTTAATTACCGCATTATACATGGCTTTGTTAGGTGGTTTACTAGCACTATTTGTTCTTTTATTTAGAAGAGGAGTGTTAGCGAGGATTAAAACCATTCTGTACTCCCTCTCTGGAATCAGGCAAGGAGTGAAAATCCCTTTAACCATAGCAAAAGAAGACTATAAAGCGACGTACCCATATGGAGTAGCCATTGCGGGTGGTGCATTATTAAGCTTTTTCTTAAGTGGGGTGAGTCTAGTTTGA
- the argH gene encoding argininosuccinate lyase translates to MHGRSQVYVDTVLHPIYQFTKLEFLNYILQINMAHVMMLEKQKIIPKIDAEKMLLANHKILKEGFPKEYDPQFEDLFFMLEDQMKNHIGEELVGNMHIAFSRNDMDATMFRMHWRKKVTQWIEVVATLQQQILKIASEQKDTIMTAYTHNQQAQPTTVSHYLLAIASHLNRDMERGLNLLSRINESPMGAAALGTTGFPIDREYIAELLGFDKAMENSYDSIAAADYMLEIGTTLSIFLSTLSRFVYDLMFLATNEVNGIRLDASLVQTSSIMPQKRNPSSLEHTRSTISSTLGKLQGIFYLSHSVPFGDIVDIGDDIQPSIQEGINQSISITTLLTEILKNTTFNSEKLLNTCTSGFSTVTELADTLVRHHGFSFRLAHKVVQDYVRKLSEKDLDLKGGDFSLFREIVANVAGRDVQMSEGDYKKAIDPEHFIRLRAIKGGPNPNETERQRGYFDSKLTDVNQKLALLNQRFQQYEKRFYQFNQMDDVRGN, encoded by the coding sequence ATGCATGGCCGTTCACAAGTATACGTAGATACAGTTCTACATCCAATCTATCAGTTTACCAAACTTGAGTTTTTGAACTATATTCTACAAATCAACATGGCACATGTCATGATGCTTGAAAAACAAAAGATTATCCCAAAAATCGATGCGGAAAAAATGTTACTAGCCAATCATAAGATATTAAAGGAGGGTTTTCCTAAAGAATATGACCCTCAGTTTGAAGATTTGTTCTTTATGCTAGAAGACCAAATGAAGAATCATATTGGTGAAGAGCTAGTTGGTAATATGCATATTGCATTTAGTCGTAATGATATGGATGCTACGATGTTTCGAATGCATTGGAGAAAAAAAGTAACGCAATGGATAGAAGTGGTTGCCACACTCCAGCAACAAATTTTAAAGATTGCTAGTGAACAAAAAGACACCATTATGACGGCTTACACTCACAATCAACAAGCTCAACCAACGACCGTTTCTCATTATTTATTAGCCATCGCAAGTCACCTAAACCGAGATATGGAAAGAGGATTGAATTTGCTATCGAGGATTAACGAGTCACCAATGGGGGCTGCTGCTCTTGGAACGACTGGCTTTCCGATAGATAGAGAATACATAGCTGAATTACTTGGTTTTGATAAAGCCATGGAAAATTCATATGACTCAATCGCCGCGGCTGATTATATGTTAGAAATAGGTACGACGCTATCTATCTTTCTATCAACGCTATCTAGATTTGTTTATGATTTGATGTTCTTAGCTACGAATGAAGTAAACGGGATTCGGCTTGATGCATCCCTTGTGCAAACGTCTAGTATTATGCCACAGAAGCGGAATCCATCATCTTTAGAACATACGAGATCCACGATTAGTAGTACATTAGGCAAACTTCAAGGTATTTTTTACTTATCTCACAGTGTTCCCTTCGGTGACATTGTCGATATCGGTGATGATATCCAACCGTCTATTCAAGAGGGTATTAACCAATCCATTTCGATTACAACCTTGTTAACGGAGATTTTAAAAAATACCACGTTTAATTCAGAAAAACTATTAAATACCTGTACATCCGGTTTCTCCACTGTAACGGAGCTGGCAGATACATTAGTCCGACACCATGGCTTTTCTTTTAGGCTTGCTCATAAAGTAGTGCAAGACTATGTAAGGAAACTAAGTGAAAAAGACTTAGACCTGAAAGGAGGAGATTTTTCCCTATTCAGAGAAATAGTAGCTAATGTTGCAGGAAGAGATGTCCAGATGAGTGAAGGAGATTACAAGAAGGCCATTGATCCTGAACACTTTATTCGACTTAGGGCAATAAAAGGAGGCCCTAACCCGAATGAAACAGAAAGGCAAAGAGGCTACTTCGATTCTAAACTTACAGATGTGAACCAAAAGCTTGCCTTGTTGAATCAACGTTTTCAGCAGTATGAAAAAAGGTTTTACCAATTCAATCAAATGGATGATGTAAGGGGGAATTAA
- a CDS encoding extracellular solute-binding protein, producing MSLKKWGMFLAGLLVLLLSACSSNEETGGEGDEIVLEYWQYHYESKVELMDELIKEFEEANPGIKIKQTTYPYDQYNEKVATLVPAGRGPDIINLYYGWVPKYVDSGYLQPLPQDAFPHEELEEEFFPLLDAVKLDGEYWVLPTAVRTLALFYNKDHFAEAGLTDPPKTWDELVDYSVELTKRDSNGQLERAGMAWELGGQLHNWYRDALIYQAGGQGLSEDRKQILWDDSDAGLEAFTYLVEFATKHKVGEKGFYTNDVTAFKTGFAAMNVDGSFRLGTLANDAPDLNYGVAPLPSYKEAATQSSFWANGITKKVEGEKLEAATKFLEFLTSQDVMERWLDKVGELPAKEAVAMQDKFLNDEKIGPFIQQLPDAHAHFFVDETLERDYVMEATDKVVLGQATIEEAYQEMVERTQKLFDDYWSKRN from the coding sequence GTGAGTCTAAAAAAATGGGGTATGTTTTTAGCAGGTTTACTTGTTCTTCTCCTAAGTGCTTGTTCAAGTAATGAGGAGACGGGAGGAGAAGGGGATGAAATCGTCCTTGAGTATTGGCAATACCATTATGAATCTAAAGTAGAATTAATGGATGAACTAATTAAAGAATTTGAGGAAGCTAACCCTGGGATCAAGATTAAACAAACGACTTATCCTTATGACCAATACAATGAAAAAGTAGCAACTCTAGTTCCAGCAGGTAGAGGTCCAGATATTATCAACTTGTACTATGGATGGGTACCAAAGTATGTAGATTCTGGTTACCTACAACCACTACCGCAAGATGCATTTCCACATGAAGAGTTAGAAGAAGAATTTTTCCCATTACTTGACGCAGTAAAACTGGATGGCGAGTATTGGGTTCTTCCAACTGCTGTGCGTACATTAGCTTTGTTCTATAATAAGGACCACTTTGCTGAAGCAGGGTTAACTGACCCTCCGAAGACTTGGGATGAGTTAGTGGATTACTCTGTAGAATTAACAAAGAGAGATTCCAATGGTCAATTAGAAAGAGCAGGTATGGCTTGGGAGCTTGGTGGACAGCTTCATAACTGGTACCGTGATGCACTTATTTACCAAGCAGGCGGCCAAGGTTTAAGTGAAGACCGTAAACAAATTCTTTGGGATGACTCTGACGCTGGATTAGAGGCATTCACTTACTTAGTAGAATTTGCAACAAAACATAAAGTTGGAGAAAAAGGTTTCTATACCAATGATGTTACAGCATTTAAGACAGGATTTGCTGCGATGAACGTAGATGGTTCATTCCGTCTAGGAACATTAGCAAACGACGCTCCAGACTTAAATTACGGTGTGGCTCCACTTCCTTCCTATAAAGAAGCGGCTACCCAGTCTTCTTTCTGGGCAAACGGAATTACAAAGAAAGTCGAAGGGGAAAAGCTAGAAGCGGCTACGAAGTTCCTTGAGTTCCTAACAAGTCAAGACGTTATGGAAAGATGGTTAGATAAAGTTGGAGAGCTTCCAGCTAAAGAAGCCGTTGCGATGCAAGATAAGTTCCTAAATGATGAAAAAATTGGACCATTTATTCAACAACTACCAGATGCACATGCTCACTTCTTTGTTGATGAGACGCTTGAAAGAGATTATGTAATGGAAGCAACTGACAAGGTCGTGCTAGGTCAAGCAACAATAGAGGAAGCATACCAAGAAATGGTCGAAAGAACGCAGAAGCTGTTTGATGACTACTGGAGTAAGAGAAATTAA
- a CDS encoding Flp family type IVb pilin, giving the protein MLKKLWLEETGQGMTEYGLVLGIIAVAALASILTLQEEIAEMINRAVSIVSQGNDAAS; this is encoded by the coding sequence ATGTTAAAAAAACTATGGCTAGAAGAAACTGGCCAAGGCATGACGGAGTATGGCTTAGTGCTCGGAATCATAGCTGTAGCCGCTTTAGCGTCTATACTAACTTTACAAGAAGAAATCGCTGAAATGATTAACAGAGCGGTTTCAATTGTTTCCCAAGGTAATGATGCCGCTTCTTAA
- a CDS encoding TadE/TadG family type IV pilus assembly protein has product MIRDERGQSMVEVALILPLLLLLLAGVIDLGRVLYSTSHLHLATQEAVRLGGLGKSDTEISEFARDYFKLGDPALLEIEISPTENARTSGEYVQVSIDYPLKLITPILNQFIPNPVVIHADSTIRVE; this is encoded by the coding sequence TTGATTCGAGATGAGCGAGGACAATCAATGGTAGAAGTTGCACTTATCTTACCGTTACTACTTCTTTTATTGGCAGGAGTTATTGATTTAGGTAGAGTATTATATTCAACTTCTCATTTACACCTAGCTACTCAGGAGGCAGTTAGATTAGGCGGGTTAGGCAAGTCTGACACTGAAATTAGTGAATTTGCAAGGGATTACTTTAAGCTTGGAGACCCAGCACTTTTAGAGATTGAAATCTCTCCTACAGAGAATGCTAGAACATCTGGTGAATATGTACAAGTTTCAATAGATTATCCATTGAAACTGATTACGCCTATTTTGAACCAATTCATACCTAACCCGGTAGTAATCCATGCGGATTCAACCATTCGGGTAGAATGA
- a CDS encoding sugar ABC transporter permease, translated as MAQTELNTKLQKKNKKKKQLSLKQQRLIFVYSSLAIPLLFFIFIRFAPTLYTFNVGFHEWTILSDVKPFVGLENYIGLFNDEVFRQALKNTFVYVIFGVTGQLIVGLGIALLLQRINKFVGFFRVIYFIPYVTSIVAVSWIFKWLFMNNGIINNVLIDLGFEKQLFLSSPDQAIYVIIASMIWQGIGFQMVIFLAGLENIPKMFYEAAEIDGANSWQKFRRITLPLLNPTIVFSAVIGSIAFLQTFTQVQNMTMGGPLNSTNSMVHYIYELAFQRFQMGYASAATVILFLIVLALTLFQMKVLTRKFDY; from the coding sequence GTGGCTCAAACTGAATTAAACACAAAATTGCAAAAGAAGAACAAAAAAAAGAAACAGCTCTCTCTAAAACAGCAAAGGTTAATATTTGTATACAGTAGCTTGGCCATCCCTTTACTTTTCTTCATCTTCATTCGTTTTGCTCCCACCCTTTATACCTTTAATGTCGGTTTCCATGAATGGACCATCTTATCGGATGTAAAGCCATTTGTGGGATTAGAAAATTACATAGGCTTATTTAATGATGAAGTTTTTCGACAAGCACTTAAAAATACATTTGTATATGTCATTTTTGGGGTTACTGGACAGTTAATAGTAGGTCTGGGAATTGCCCTATTACTTCAAAGAATCAATAAATTTGTTGGATTCTTCAGGGTTATTTACTTTATCCCGTATGTTACTAGTATTGTTGCGGTGAGTTGGATCTTTAAATGGTTGTTTATGAATAACGGGATTATTAACAATGTCCTCATAGATTTAGGTTTTGAAAAACAATTATTTTTAAGCTCACCTGATCAAGCCATTTATGTCATTATTGCCTCCATGATTTGGCAAGGCATTGGCTTCCAGATGGTTATCTTTTTAGCAGGACTCGAAAACATTCCAAAAATGTTCTATGAAGCAGCGGAAATTGATGGGGCTAACAGCTGGCAAAAATTCCGTCGGATTACATTACCTTTATTAAATCCTACCATTGTCTTTTCAGCCGTAATCGGAAGTATCGCCTTCCTACAAACTTTTACACAGGTTCAAAATATGACAATGGGTGGACCATTAAATTCAACTAATTCTATGGTTCACTATATATACGAGCTTGCCTTCCAGCGCTTTCAGATGGGGTATGCATCAGCAGCGACCGTTATCTTATTCTTAATTGTTTTAGCCTTGACGCTATTCCAAATGAAAGTACTAACGAGAAAGTTTGATTACTAA